The Bartonella sp. HY328 genome contains the following window.
ATGAAATCGACCAATGCCGCTTGTCCCATCGCGCTTAGTATCGCAGGTAACGCAAATATTGAGCGGCGCTTTAACAATGCCTTCAAGTTTTAATTGTCGATAAAGGCTTTGCCGTTCTCCGCTAAAAACTTCAGCTTCTTCTTCATTGGCTAATTTAAAAATATTTTGGACAGCCTGCCGACGGGTAAGGTCGCGGATAAGCAAAAAGTTCCACGGTTGCTGAAAACCCACTGATGGCGCAAGATGAGCTGCCGATAAAATCCGCAGCAAGGTTGCATCATCAATCGGTTTTGGCAAAAATTCATCGCGTACATCGCGGCGCGCTGCCATTACGCGATAA
Protein-coding sequences here:
- the bluB gene encoding 5,6-dimethylbenzimidazole synthase: MLDKQAIYRVMAARRDVRDEFLPKPIDDATLLRILSAAHLAPSVGFQQPWNFLLIRDLTRRQAVQNIFKLANEEEAEVFSGERQSLYRQLKLEGIVKAPLNICVTCDTKRDGTSGIGRFHNPQMSQFSTVCAVQNLWLAARAENIGVGWVSIYHEAKLRQLLKIPENIEIIAYLCLGYVEFFYEEPELQCKGWRDRLPLEDLIFNEQWGDKS